In Paroedura picta isolate Pp20150507F chromosome 1, Ppicta_v3.0, whole genome shotgun sequence, the following are encoded in one genomic region:
- the ABRACL gene encoding costars family protein ABRACL isoform X2 has translation MNVEHEINLLVEEIQRLGTRNADGMLSVKFGVLFADEKCANLFEALVGTLKAAKRRKIVSYPGELLLQGVHDNVEILLLQD, from the exons ATGAATGTTGAACATGAAATCAATCTTTTGGTTGAAGAGATTCAACGACTGGGGACCAGAA atgCTGATGGGATGTTGAGTGTGAAGTTTGGGGTACTCTTTGCTGATGAAAAATGTGCAAACCTTTTTGAAGCATTAGTGGGTACTCTTAAAGCTGCAAAACGAAGAAAGATTGTCAGTTATCCTGGAGAGTTGCTTCTACAAGGAGTTCATGACAATGTTGAAATTTTATTACTGCAGGATTAG
- the ABRACL gene encoding costars family protein ABRACL isoform X1 codes for MLPCSSRFHTGLVWVEATMNVEHEINLLVEEIQRLGTRNADGMLSVKFGVLFADEKCANLFEALVGTLKAAKRRKIVSYPGELLLQGVHDNVEILLLQD; via the exons ATGCTGCCGTGTAGTAGCCGATTTCACACTGGATTAGTTTGGGTTGAG GCAACCATGAATGTTGAACATGAAATCAATCTTTTGGTTGAAGAGATTCAACGACTGGGGACCAGAA atgCTGATGGGATGTTGAGTGTGAAGTTTGGGGTACTCTTTGCTGATGAAAAATGTGCAAACCTTTTTGAAGCATTAGTGGGTACTCTTAAAGCTGCAAAACGAAGAAAGATTGTCAGTTATCCTGGAGAGTTGCTTCTACAAGGAGTTCATGACAATGTTGAAATTTTATTACTGCAGGATTAG